From one Variovorax sp. PBL-H6 genomic stretch:
- the flhF gene encoding flagellar biosynthesis protein FlhF, giving the protein MNIITDVRSAARKFVAATSREALRLAREALGSEAMVLTNRVVADGVEIVAMAPEEMEQVAEHAVPAATPASSAAVDVRASSAEKPAPASLVAASAPMATAAMPAPMPVPSMPSMPPMPFMPSLPSRPAVPVTPLLQQALPAAPATAFAPASEAPAAAKLHADPVLSELHSMRGMIEEQLATVVWNDRQRRDPMRGRLLHTLLGAGFSARLAKAMLEHLPANQSYAQGMAFVRSELVRTVPVMEDEDALLAQGGVYALMGPTGVGKTTTTAKLAARCVMRFGADKLALVTTDSYRIGAYEQLRIYGQILNVPVYAVKDATDLQLVLNDLRNKHMVLIDTVGMSQRDRAVSEQIAMLGSSPRPVKRLLLLNAASHGDTLNEVVHAYRHGDASNGNALAGCIFTKVDEATHPGALIDTVIRHRLPVHYVSSGQKVPENLAPADRFALVDSVFQAKAPSALFVPGESDLQDRPADAEDASEVAQAQAETERLRLKYQQLIHAMAHDAQEVAWAAKALADADLGFDAARELWRMASDENVLHKTVLQSLKAHAWSEVATGCDRHVLALGGQLGLKSNEGGDAYGCESSLLLSDRDGGPLAAPNQWLSTAGAGAAPAAAARRAGLRPLQWVAQQDFGKPVVHVLPRLPAIEFMGELQTRGLAWLARAPGSTAIVDAAGGRGTLARLALSFGEAHPVRFKGKPALQAEAHAEVLLRGEHGLPALRCVVTRVMEPKSRKILAQGYLLSNIGSEVDAAQLAQWQTWAAEAEPCFRLIRQGLQLVGGMGELGDPHMMKRVLIAGQASTTVWRLLHAQGEWAGRTRSLLSQLTGRRLRPDRAPSGNVLYEGVAKMFLLLEALGT; this is encoded by the coding sequence TTGAACATCATCACGGACGTGCGCAGTGCCGCACGCAAGTTCGTCGCGGCCACCAGCCGCGAAGCCCTGCGGCTCGCCCGCGAAGCCCTGGGTTCGGAGGCGATGGTGCTGACCAATCGCGTCGTCGCCGACGGCGTCGAGATCGTCGCCATGGCGCCGGAGGAAATGGAACAGGTCGCGGAGCATGCGGTGCCTGCCGCGACGCCGGCGTCGTCCGCCGCGGTCGATGTGCGGGCGTCGTCCGCCGAGAAGCCCGCGCCCGCGTCGTTGGTTGCGGCGTCTGCACCAATGGCCACCGCCGCAATGCCTGCGCCGATGCCGGTGCCGTCGATGCCGTCGATGCCGCCGATGCCCTTCATGCCTTCATTGCCCTCGCGTCCGGCGGTGCCCGTCACCCCGCTGCTGCAGCAGGCCCTGCCCGCTGCGCCCGCCACGGCCTTCGCACCGGCGAGTGAAGCCCCGGCTGCCGCCAAGCTGCACGCCGACCCGGTGCTCAGCGAGCTGCACTCCATGCGCGGGATGATCGAGGAACAACTGGCCACCGTCGTGTGGAACGACCGCCAGCGCCGGGACCCGATGCGCGGACGCCTGCTGCACACGCTGCTGGGCGCCGGCTTCAGTGCCCGCCTGGCCAAGGCCATGCTGGAGCACCTGCCGGCCAACCAGAGCTACGCCCAGGGCATGGCCTTCGTGCGCTCGGAGCTGGTTCGTACCGTGCCGGTCATGGAAGACGAGGATGCGCTGCTGGCCCAGGGTGGCGTCTATGCGCTGATGGGCCCCACGGGCGTCGGCAAGACCACCACCACCGCCAAGCTCGCGGCACGCTGCGTGATGCGCTTCGGCGCGGACAAGCTGGCACTCGTGACCACCGACAGCTATCGCATCGGCGCCTACGAGCAGTTGCGCATCTACGGTCAGATCCTCAACGTGCCGGTCTACGCGGTGAAGGACGCGACCGACCTGCAACTGGTGCTCAACGACCTGCGCAACAAGCACATGGTGCTCATCGACACCGTCGGCATGAGCCAGCGCGACCGCGCCGTCTCGGAGCAGATCGCCATGCTCGGCAGCAGCCCGCGGCCGGTGAAGCGGCTGCTGCTGCTCAACGCGGCCAGCCATGGCGACACGCTCAACGAGGTGGTGCATGCCTATCGGCACGGTGATGCGAGCAACGGCAACGCGCTGGCAGGCTGCATCTTCACCAAGGTGGACGAGGCCACGCACCCCGGTGCGCTGATCGACACCGTGATCCGCCATCGGTTGCCGGTGCATTACGTTTCCAGCGGCCAGAAGGTGCCGGAAAACCTCGCGCCGGCCGACCGCTTCGCCCTGGTCGACAGCGTGTTCCAGGCCAAGGCGCCGAGCGCGCTCTTCGTGCCCGGCGAAAGCGACCTGCAGGACAGGCCTGCCGACGCGGAGGACGCGTCGGAAGTGGCGCAGGCGCAGGCCGAGACCGAGCGCCTGCGTTTGAAGTACCAGCAGCTGATCCATGCCATGGCCCATGACGCGCAGGAGGTGGCCTGGGCCGCCAAGGCGCTGGCCGATGCCGACCTGGGCTTCGACGCGGCGCGCGAGCTGTGGCGCATGGCGTCCGACGAGAACGTGCTGCACAAGACCGTGCTGCAGTCGCTCAAGGCCCATGCGTGGAGCGAGGTCGCCACCGGCTGCGATCGCCATGTGCTGGCGCTCGGCGGGCAGCTCGGCCTGAAGTCGAACGAGGGCGGCGATGCTTACGGATGCGAGAGCAGCTTGCTGCTGTCGGATCGTGACGGCGGGCCGCTGGCCGCGCCGAACCAGTGGCTCTCCACCGCCGGTGCAGGCGCCGCGCCTGCCGCTGCGGCGCGCAGGGCCGGGCTGCGCCCGCTGCAGTGGGTGGCGCAGCAGGACTTCGGCAAGCCGGTGGTGCATGTGTTGCCGCGCCTGCCCGCCATCGAATTCATGGGCGAGCTCCAAACCCGCGGACTCGCGTGGCTGGCGCGTGCGCCGGGCTCGACCGCCATCGTCGACGCGGCGGGCGGCCGCGGCACGCTGGCCCGCCTGGCACTGTCGTTCGGCGAGGCGCACCCCGTGCGCTTCAAGGGCAAGCCCGCGCTGCAGGCCGAAGCCCACGCCGAGGTGCTGCTGCGCGGCGAGCACGGGCTGCCTGCGCTGCGCTGTGTCGTGACGCGCGTGATGGAGCCGAAGAGCCGCAAGATCCTGGCGCAGGGCTATCTGCTGTCGAACATCGGCAGCGAGGTCGATGCGGCACAGCTTGCGCAGTGGCAGACCTGGGCCGCGGAAGCCGAGCCTTGCTTCCGGCTGATCCGCCAGGGCCTGCAACTGGTGGGCGGCATGGGCGAGTTGGGCGATCCGCACATGATGAAGCGCGTGCTGATTGCCGGGCAGGCGAGCACCACCGTGTGGCGCCTGCTGCACGCGCAAGGCGAATGGGCGGGCCGCACCCGTTCGCTGCTGAGCCAGCTGACCGGCCGGCGCCTGCGGCCCGACCGCGCGCCCTCGGGCAACGTGCTCTACGAGGGCGTGGCCAAGATGTTCCTGTTGCTGGAGGCGCTGGGTACATGA
- a CDS encoding MinD/ParA family ATP-binding protein, which translates to MSKLVLDQADGLRRLLAQTRTRVFAFASMGRGLGVTTVAMNLAAALAYQGREVLLLDEHGTEPGSVSAHWAVDPLGTLADVASRRLTLQGAASRVACGVYVLPAVPRTPAGSPDPRTLWEGDVILVDAALDGEGRLSALAQAADELVLVMQPHAASITATYAGIKRLHYAHALRQLRFLVNGVAEPGAAQQVAHNLAQAGSRYLAVSLQPAGCVRAETHACAAVRLGRTVVEAYPASPAAADFRRIADEMGQWPWRPGTSLAPLPAPGVQGMNTAEAC; encoded by the coding sequence GTGAGCAAATTGGTACTGGACCAGGCGGATGGACTGCGGCGCCTGCTGGCACAGACGCGCACCCGGGTGTTCGCCTTTGCCAGCATGGGGCGCGGGCTGGGCGTCACCACTGTGGCGATGAACCTGGCCGCTGCCCTGGCGTACCAGGGCAGGGAGGTGCTGCTGCTTGACGAGCATGGCACCGAGCCGGGCTCCGTCTCGGCGCACTGGGCCGTCGATCCGCTGGGCACGCTGGCCGACGTGGCCAGCCGCCGCCTCACCCTGCAGGGGGCCGCCTCGCGCGTGGCTTGCGGCGTCTACGTGCTGCCAGCCGTGCCGCGCACGCCGGCCGGCAGTCCCGACCCGCGCACGCTGTGGGAAGGCGACGTGATCCTGGTCGATGCCGCGCTCGACGGCGAAGGCCGCCTCTCCGCCCTGGCGCAGGCGGCTGATGAGCTGGTGCTGGTGATGCAGCCGCACGCGGCCTCCATCACCGCCACCTACGCGGGCATCAAGCGGCTGCACTACGCGCATGCGCTGCGCCAGCTGCGCTTCCTGGTCAACGGCGTGGCCGAGCCTGGGGCGGCGCAGCAGGTGGCGCACAACCTGGCCCAGGCCGGCAGCCGCTACCTCGCCGTCTCGCTGCAGCCGGCCGGGTGCGTGCGAGCCGAGACCCATGCGTGCGCCGCCGTGCGGCTCGGCCGCACCGTGGTCGAGGCTTATCCCGCCAGCCCGGCGGCGGCTGACTTCCGCCGCATCGCCGATGAGATGGGCCAGTGGCCCTGGCGCCCGGGCACGAGCCTGGCGCCGCTGCCTGCGCCCGGGGTGCAGGGCATGAACACCGCCGAGGCCTGCTGA
- a CDS encoding RNA polymerase sigma factor FliA has protein sequence MYTAQGTIEKTHLLKQHQPMVRRMALQMLAKLPACVELDDLIQAGMIGLLDASTRYQDNRGAQFETFASQRIRGAMLDELRANDWGSRGLRQSARKVEGAMQVLEHRLGRAPTEGEIAKELKMTLDAYQGLLQEIQGCQLLYVEDFSQDGEGDSPFLDRHASDARGERGGASDDPLAQLMESGFRHQLVAAIAELPERDRLLLNLYYEEELNLREIGAILEVSQSRVCQLHSQAIGRLRAKLKDLL, from the coding sequence GTGTACACCGCACAGGGAACCATTGAAAAGACCCATCTGCTCAAGCAGCACCAGCCCATGGTGCGGCGCATGGCGCTGCAGATGCTGGCCAAGCTGCCCGCCTGCGTGGAGCTCGACGACCTCATCCAGGCCGGCATGATCGGCCTGCTCGATGCGTCGACGCGCTACCAGGACAACCGCGGCGCGCAGTTCGAGACCTTTGCCAGCCAGCGCATCCGCGGCGCCATGCTCGACGAACTGCGCGCCAACGACTGGGGATCGCGCGGCCTGCGGCAGTCGGCGCGCAAGGTCGAGGGCGCCATGCAGGTCCTGGAGCACCGGCTGGGACGCGCGCCCACCGAAGGCGAAATCGCCAAGGAGCTGAAGATGACCCTGGACGCCTACCAGGGACTGCTGCAGGAGATCCAGGGCTGCCAGTTGCTCTACGTCGAGGACTTCTCGCAGGACGGGGAGGGCGACAGCCCTTTCCTGGACCGCCATGCGAGCGACGCGCGCGGCGAGCGTGGCGGCGCCAGCGACGATCCGCTGGCGCAGCTGATGGAGAGCGGCTTTCGCCACCAGCTGGTGGCGGCCATCGCCGAGCTCCCCGAACGCGACCGGCTGCTGCTCAACCTGTATTACGAGGAAGAGCTCAACCTGCGCGAGATCGGCGCCATCCTCGAGGTCAGCCAGTCGCGCGTCTGCCAGCTCCACAGCCAGGCCATCGGCCGGTTGCGGGCAAAGCTCAAGGATCTTCTGTAG
- a CDS encoding DUF3182 family protein, producing MDTPIFSALPGGAQTLAGEGTELAEPGLEGTVVALTADHHAYASEHERATRAQLAWRLARLKKSRFEGEYDNARTYPAPVYFVPSDTLVGDTLPSSLGIASHHALFGGVVPYPFVLTKALVHPLIDPAAAAPPGWSHGFASQVAHAVLQGFSVFAHDDASRAGMRLLEHGAVRVKPVRATGGRGQQVVRDRQSLEACIAAMDAAEIAEHGLVLEENLEQPVTFSVGQVHVGRAIASYYGCQRLTSDNQGEKVYGGSDLTVARGDFDALLELSFPEEIRLAVEQARSLHRAVGAAFPGFFASRINYDVAQGESSGGRWCSGVLEQSWRVGGASGAEIAALEVFEEQPERRAVNASCFEVYGDGVMPPPNACVYFSGVDASVGPITKYTVVEP from the coding sequence ATGGACACACCCATTTTCAGCGCGCTGCCCGGTGGAGCCCAGACACTCGCCGGTGAAGGAACCGAGCTCGCGGAGCCCGGCCTCGAAGGAACGGTGGTCGCGCTGACGGCGGACCACCACGCATACGCCAGCGAGCACGAGCGCGCAACCCGCGCCCAGCTCGCCTGGCGGTTGGCCCGGCTCAAGAAGTCCCGCTTCGAGGGCGAGTACGACAACGCGCGGACCTATCCGGCGCCGGTGTACTTCGTGCCCAGCGACACGCTGGTCGGCGACACGCTGCCCAGTTCACTCGGGATCGCGAGCCATCACGCCCTGTTCGGCGGCGTGGTGCCCTATCCCTTCGTGCTCACGAAGGCGCTGGTGCACCCGCTGATCGATCCGGCCGCGGCGGCACCGCCCGGATGGAGCCACGGCTTCGCCAGCCAGGTTGCCCATGCGGTGCTGCAGGGCTTCTCCGTTTTTGCGCACGACGATGCGAGCCGCGCCGGCATGCGTCTGCTGGAGCATGGCGCCGTGCGGGTCAAGCCCGTGCGTGCGACCGGTGGCCGCGGCCAGCAGGTCGTGCGCGACCGTCAGTCGCTGGAGGCATGCATCGCGGCCATGGACGCGGCGGAAATCGCCGAGCACGGGCTGGTGCTGGAAGAGAACCTGGAGCAGCCCGTGACCTTCAGTGTCGGCCAGGTGCATGTGGGGCGTGCCATCGCGAGCTACTACGGCTGCCAGCGCCTGACCAGCGACAACCAGGGCGAGAAGGTCTATGGCGGCTCGGATCTCACGGTCGCGCGCGGCGACTTCGATGCGCTGCTCGAACTGAGCTTTCCCGAGGAGATCCGCCTCGCCGTGGAGCAGGCGCGCAGCCTGCACCGTGCGGTGGGCGCTGCGTTCCCGGGGTTCTTCGCCTCGCGCATCAACTACGACGTGGCGCAGGGCGAGAGCAGCGGGGGTCGCTGGTGCTCCGGTGTGCTGGAGCAGTCCTGGCGCGTGGGCGGCGCGAGTGGCGCGGAAATCGCGGCGCTCGAGGTGTTCGAAGAGCAGCCGGAGCGCCGTGCGGTCAATGCCTCCTGCTTCGAGGTCTACGGCGACGGCGTCATGCCGCCGCCCAATGCGTGCGTGTACTTCAGCGGCGTGGATGCGAGTGTCGGCCCGATCACGAAGTACACCGTGGTCGAGCCCTGA
- a CDS encoding alpha/beta hydrolase family protein — translation MPTRHALIDIPVDGVRIAGTLVAASTMVPGVLLVHGWDGSQQQDIALAHELAALGCICLTFDLRGHARHVAQREAVTREDNLRDVLAAYDTLVGHPAVDPQAVAVIGSSYGGYLAAVLSSLRPVRWLGLRVPAIYRDENWEQPKRRLNGDDLTLYRQTTIEPEKNRALAACEDFFGDVLIVESENDIIVPHPVIENYLAAFKYARSVTHRVMAGVDHAMSKKVWRQAYVQIVVAWMTERRLAAKAEDKERPPQQAQRYETWPSANA, via the coding sequence ATGCCCACTCGCCATGCATTGATCGACATCCCCGTCGACGGCGTGCGCATCGCCGGCACGCTGGTCGCCGCCTCCACCATGGTGCCTGGCGTGCTGCTGGTGCACGGCTGGGACGGCAGCCAGCAGCAGGACATCGCACTGGCCCACGAGCTCGCGGCCCTGGGCTGCATCTGCCTGACATTCGACCTGCGCGGCCACGCCCGCCACGTCGCACAGCGTGAGGCTGTCACGCGCGAGGACAACCTGCGCGATGTACTGGCCGCCTACGACACGCTGGTCGGCCATCCCGCGGTGGACCCACAGGCGGTCGCCGTCATCGGCAGCAGCTACGGCGGCTACCTTGCGGCGGTGCTGAGCTCGCTGCGCCCGGTACGCTGGCTGGGCCTGCGTGTGCCCGCCATCTACCGCGACGAGAACTGGGAGCAGCCGAAACGGCGGCTCAACGGCGATGACTTGACGCTGTACCGCCAGACCACCATCGAGCCCGAGAAGAACCGCGCGCTGGCCGCCTGCGAAGACTTCTTCGGCGACGTGCTCATCGTCGAATCGGAGAACGACATCATCGTTCCGCACCCGGTCATCGAGAACTACCTCGCCGCCTTCAAGTACGCGCGTTCCGTGACCCACCGGGTCATGGCCGGTGTCGATCATGCAATGTCGAAAAAGGTCTGGCGGCAGGCCTATGTCCAGATCGTGGTCGCCTGGATGACCGAGAGGCGCCTGGCCGCGAAGGCCGAGGACAAGGAACGTCCGCCGCAGCAGGCGCAGCGCTACGAGACCTGGCCAAGCGCCAACGCATGA
- a CDS encoding FHA domain-containing protein, which translates to MSRLIILARHGSVRQVNIEGQVTLIGRDPECGVQIDSLGVSRRHASIHWSGDRFVLTDLESFNGTFVNNERVWEHSLQNGDAIAMGECQLRFLYSSKALPSADALRLVTQADDLPGWDAARARSDWVAFFRRGGAKRSRGGAVAHHR; encoded by the coding sequence ATGTCCAGACTCATCATCCTCGCCAGGCACGGCAGTGTCAGGCAAGTCAACATCGAGGGCCAGGTCACCCTCATCGGGCGCGATCCTGAATGCGGCGTGCAGATCGACAGCCTGGGCGTGAGCCGGCGCCACGCCTCGATCCACTGGAGCGGCGACCGCTTCGTGCTGACCGATCTGGAGAGCTTCAACGGCACTTTCGTCAATAACGAGCGCGTCTGGGAGCATTCGCTACAGAACGGCGACGCGATCGCCATGGGCGAGTGCCAGCTGCGCTTTCTCTACAGCTCGAAGGCGCTGCCCAGCGCCGATGCCTTGCGGCTGGTGACGCAGGCCGACGACCTGCCTGGGTGGGATGCCGCGCGGGCGCGCAGCGACTGGGTTGCGTTCTTCCGGCGCGGCGGGGCGAAGCGCAGCCGTGGTGGGGCGGTGGCGCACCATCGGTGA
- a CDS encoding PaaI family thioesterase, translating to MTPDERLERWIADENNAHRMLRAGPGTGVPRLEQLEGKSGLEIMTEMMNGTLPYAECAESLNYCAIKVEHGYALFQGATARSQLNPMGTIHGGWMSSILDSAIGCAVLSSLPAGHVYSTTVLEVRYLKFLTLKIPRIRVEAKLTRTDEQDVFAEASMYGPDDAIYAQATGTCRLAIKPGGQ from the coding sequence ATGACACCAGACGAAAGGCTTGAGCGCTGGATTGCCGACGAAAACAATGCGCATCGGATGCTCCGGGCGGGGCCGGGGACGGGCGTTCCGCGACTTGAGCAGCTTGAGGGCAAATCCGGGCTGGAGATCATGACGGAAATGATGAACGGAACGCTGCCCTATGCCGAATGCGCGGAATCGCTGAACTACTGCGCGATAAAGGTGGAGCATGGCTACGCCCTCTTTCAGGGGGCGACTGCGCGCAGCCAGCTGAATCCAATGGGCACCATTCACGGTGGATGGATGAGTTCGATCCTGGATTCAGCGATCGGATGTGCCGTCTTGTCCTCGTTGCCAGCCGGTCATGTGTATTCGACCACGGTGTTGGAAGTTCGCTATCTGAAGTTTCTAACCCTCAAGATCCCTCGCATTCGTGTCGAAGCCAAGCTCACGCGTACTGACGAACAAGACGTCTTTGCCGAGGCTAGCATGTACGGTCCCGACGACGCCATCTACGCACAGGCGACGGGAACATGTCGACTCGCTATCAAGCCCGGTGGTCAGTGA
- a CDS encoding sensor histidine kinase produces MSAIADAAATAQGSSANTAEPAEQQRTRLLLTVSPAHKHLAMRAFAMQQVVNWTTVIGLLAIHYSYPIMSPDALWRWACIFLATWLLRILMIAPLRRLAPSAVERSALLKSLPLASGLIGSTFWVWTTQLFIGPELSMRELMLFVGFLAISISMTGMWPVTPVTSLVYYLLLWSGFSCALWTNATASLPAIAVLNVCVASVIWLNVFVSIRQVNAQLARGAELDRALCELQRSNAQLEALKNTAWRTLETRSVFFSEASHDLRQQLHAAKLWVSSAMAATRDGADAARPLERLGQELNALQIYIDRVLDFARIEALDVGVQLERTSIQSLFQKLGLSFEDALARGERTLRFRRASFVVRTDASMLLRILENLVSNALKYTRGGVLVCARRRRACLALQVWDQGPGIKPGARQRIFEAFHREDEPDDKRSHKGSGLGLAIVKRFADRLGYAVEVSSELGKGACFTLLIPIDYAEPIVVTDHRA; encoded by the coding sequence ATGAGCGCGATCGCAGATGCGGCCGCGACGGCACAGGGGTCGTCCGCGAACACGGCAGAACCAGCAGAGCAGCAACGGACGCGCCTGCTCCTCACGGTGAGCCCCGCTCACAAGCACCTCGCAATGCGAGCGTTCGCGATGCAACAGGTCGTCAACTGGACGACGGTCATCGGGTTGCTCGCGATCCACTATTCCTACCCGATCATGTCGCCCGACGCTCTTTGGCGTTGGGCTTGCATCTTTCTCGCTACCTGGCTGCTGCGGATACTGATGATCGCCCCGCTCCGACGGCTTGCGCCCTCCGCGGTCGAGCGGTCGGCGCTCCTCAAGAGCCTGCCGCTGGCTAGCGGCCTGATCGGCAGCACCTTCTGGGTCTGGACCACGCAACTGTTCATCGGACCCGAACTGTCGATGCGGGAGTTGATGCTGTTCGTCGGATTCCTGGCGATCTCGATCTCGATGACGGGCATGTGGCCGGTGACGCCAGTTACCTCGCTGGTCTACTACCTGCTTCTGTGGTCGGGCTTTTCATGTGCGCTCTGGACGAACGCGACGGCATCCTTGCCCGCGATTGCCGTGCTGAACGTCTGCGTGGCGTCAGTGATCTGGCTCAATGTGTTCGTGTCGATAAGGCAAGTGAATGCTCAGCTCGCGCGCGGTGCCGAGCTCGATCGGGCCTTGTGCGAACTGCAAAGATCCAATGCGCAACTCGAAGCGTTGAAGAACACGGCCTGGAGAACGCTCGAAACCCGATCCGTGTTTTTCTCGGAGGCCAGTCACGATCTTCGACAACAACTACACGCGGCGAAGCTGTGGGTTTCATCGGCCATGGCGGCGACAAGAGACGGAGCCGACGCGGCGCGCCCGCTGGAACGTCTGGGGCAGGAGCTCAACGCCTTGCAGATCTACATTGACCGGGTGCTCGACTTCGCTCGCATCGAAGCATTGGATGTGGGCGTGCAGCTCGAACGGACGAGCATCCAGTCGTTGTTCCAGAAGTTGGGCTTGAGCTTCGAGGATGCCTTGGCACGGGGAGAGAGGACTTTGCGTTTCCGCAGGGCATCCTTTGTTGTCCGCACGGACGCCTCCATGCTCCTGCGCATCCTCGAGAACCTGGTGTCGAACGCTCTCAAATACACGCGCGGGGGCGTCCTGGTCTGCGCACGGCGACGACGTGCCTGCTTGGCATTGCAGGTTTGGGACCAGGGGCCCGGGATCAAGCCCGGTGCGCGCCAACGGATCTTCGAAGCCTTCCATCGAGAGGATGAGCCTGATGACAAAAGAAGCCACAAAGGCTCGGGGCTGGGTCTCGCCATCGTCAAGCGGTTCGCCGATCGTCTAGGCTACGCAGTGGAAGTCAGCTCTGAACTTGGGAAAGGAGCCTGCTTCACTCTGCTGATTCCGATCGACTATGCCGAGCCCATCGTTGTCACTGACCACCGGGCTTGA
- a CDS encoding response regulator transcription factor, with translation MDVLLIEDQPVVSEATADKISRDARVGAIETCNTADQALKALRWQPERWGLIFLDLDVPGAVGLSLAMEIKRRGKAPITCILTGSQRPDYIAQIDAEGFLGYILKAMEVDALVRALDAALAGNRVFPATSSPSADVPRLTVRQTQCLQLVSEGKSSKQIAQILSLHAGTVNYHLESAMDALGVNARAHAVQRALQFGLVTLSRVHP, from the coding sequence ATGGACGTTTTATTGATCGAGGACCAACCGGTCGTTTCGGAGGCAACCGCAGACAAGATTTCTCGCGATGCCCGTGTAGGCGCTATCGAGACCTGCAATACGGCGGACCAGGCGCTGAAAGCGTTGCGATGGCAACCGGAGCGCTGGGGCTTGATCTTCCTGGATCTGGACGTGCCCGGCGCTGTCGGCCTGTCGCTTGCCATGGAGATCAAGCGGCGCGGCAAGGCCCCGATCACCTGCATCCTCACTGGCTCGCAGCGCCCCGACTACATCGCCCAGATCGACGCCGAGGGCTTCCTGGGCTACATCCTGAAGGCGATGGAAGTGGACGCGCTGGTCCGCGCGCTGGACGCAGCCCTCGCGGGCAACAGGGTGTTCCCTGCCACGTCGAGCCCCAGCGCGGACGTGCCACGCCTGACGGTCCGGCAGACGCAATGTCTGCAACTCGTCAGCGAAGGCAAGTCCAGCAAGCAGATCGCACAGATCCTGAGCCTGCACGCCGGGACGGTCAACTATCACCTCGAATCCGCCATGGACGCTTTGGGCGTGAACGCCCGTGCGCATGCGGTGCAGCGCGCGCTCCAGTTCGGATTGGTAACCCTGAGCAGAGTGCATCCATGA
- a CDS encoding DUF6573 family protein, with translation MHTTDADDGSHAEIIHSYSREQMIADAELMDVSKPASLAGFLVPVAMTRAAWIDCVEWADEAAKAKAPGQGEAGRLWDVLWLAGLAAAAGRGARRLFAVQRVPQEGSDTRSRRVRLVMQMHAGDRGEPVVTIMLPWED, from the coding sequence ATGCACACGACCGACGCCGATGATGGCAGCCACGCCGAAATCATTCACAGCTACAGCCGCGAACAGATGATCGCCGATGCCGAACTGATGGACGTGAGCAAGCCGGCGAGCCTGGCAGGTTTCCTCGTGCCGGTTGCCATGACGCGAGCAGCGTGGATCGACTGCGTCGAATGGGCCGACGAGGCAGCGAAGGCCAAGGCCCCGGGGCAGGGCGAGGCAGGGAGGCTGTGGGACGTGCTTTGGCTCGCAGGATTGGCGGCCGCCGCTGGCCGGGGCGCGCGCCGCCTCTTTGCGGTGCAACGCGTGCCGCAGGAGGGGAGCGACACACGGTCCCGGCGCGTTCGCCTGGTGATGCAGATGCATGCGGGGGATCGGGGTGAGCCGGTCGTGACGATCATGCTGCCGTGGGAGGACTGA